Proteins encoded within one genomic window of Aerosakkonema funiforme FACHB-1375:
- the rpe gene encoding ribulose-phosphate 3-epimerase, producing the protein MTQTQSHKPIVVAPSILSADFSRLGDEIRAVDAAGADWIHVDVMDGRFVPNITIGPLIVEAIRPVTKKPLDVHLMIVEPEKYVEEFAKAGADIISVHAEHNASPHLHRTLGQIRELGKQAGVVLNPSTPLELIEYVLELCDLILIMSVNPGFGGQSFIPAVVPKIQKLRQMCDERGLDPWIEVDGGLKGSNTWQVLEVGANAIVAGSAVFKAKDYADAIEGIRNSKRPTPELVTV; encoded by the coding sequence ATGACCCAAACCCAATCCCACAAACCTATCGTTGTTGCTCCCTCTATACTATCAGCGGATTTTAGCCGTCTGGGGGATGAGATTCGCGCTGTTGATGCTGCTGGGGCAGATTGGATTCACGTTGATGTGATGGATGGGCGTTTTGTCCCGAACATTACGATCGGTCCGCTGATTGTGGAAGCGATTCGCCCGGTGACGAAAAAGCCTCTGGATGTCCACTTGATGATTGTGGAACCTGAGAAGTATGTGGAGGAATTCGCTAAGGCTGGTGCTGATATTATCTCGGTTCACGCCGAGCATAATGCTTCTCCTCATTTGCACCGGACTCTGGGACAAATCAGGGAGTTGGGTAAGCAGGCGGGTGTGGTACTCAATCCTTCTACTCCTTTGGAGTTGATTGAGTATGTGCTGGAACTTTGCGATTTGATTCTGATTATGAGTGTTAACCCCGGTTTTGGCGGTCAAAGTTTCATTCCGGCTGTGGTGCCGAAAATCCAGAAGCTGCGCCAAATGTGCGATGAACGGGGTCTCGATCCTTGGATTGAGGTGGATGGCGGTTTGAAGGGTAGCAATACCTGGCAGGTTTTGGAAGTTGGCGCTAATGCGATCGTCGCAGGTTCGGCGGTGTTTAAGGCGAAGGATTACGCTGATGCGATCGAAGGTATTCGCAATAGCAAGCGTCCGACTCCTGAATTAGTGACTGTCTAA
- a CDS encoding CsbD family protein produces the protein MSLQDKAKAIAKNIEGKAQEVLGNITDNPKHKAEGKAKQIQAEAMHTVENLKDKAKNFIDKM, from the coding sequence ATGAGCTTGCAAGACAAAGCCAAAGCGATCGCCAAAAATATTGAAGGTAAAGCACAAGAGGTGTTAGGTAATATTACGGACAATCCCAAACACAAAGCCGAAGGCAAAGCCAAGCAAATACAAGCTGAAGCTATGCACACCGTAGAAAACCTCAAAGACAAAGCCAAAAACTTTATTGACAAGATGTAA